Within Capra hircus breed San Clemente chromosome 7, ASM170441v1, whole genome shotgun sequence, the genomic segment TTCTGCTATGTTAATGACATTGTGATTGGCATCCTGGAGCTGCTCAAGTAAGTAGCCCGGGAGGAGATGGGGCCACTTACGAGGCTCTTGGCTGAGGTCTGAGACTGCCCTGGCCCTGACCCTGACCTCCAGCCCCACACTAGCTTCTCCCAAGTTCTTGATGCTTTTCTCAGGCTGCCTCTTCCTGTGCTCTGCTGCAGATTCCCCGCTGCCTGCTCACATTTCAGCCTTCTCTGCACATCCCTCTCCTGTCCCTGCCTCCAGGCTGGAGCCCCAGGGTTGCCCTTAGGGAACTGGTGGTATTAGGTTTCAGGTGACTTGGGCCAAAGTAGACTCTTCATAATTTCTGGCCTTGTGTTTGGGAGGAGTGGGTTGGGGGCTTTTCCTCCTGGGGTTCACCTCTGCCTCAGACGCTGGCTTTGCCTTCACCCCAGGTACCACCCTCGGGTGCTCTACATTGATATTGACATCCACCATGGCGACGGGGTTCAGGAAGCCTTCTACCTCACTGACCGAGTCATGACAGTATCTTTCCACAAATACGGAAACTACTTCTTCCCTGGCACAGGTATGGAAATAGGAATGCCTGTCCCCTTCATACTCCTCAGCTCTTACCATGACTGCCTCCTCCGCAAGCTCAGGTCTCAGTTCAGGTGGCCCCTCCTTGGAGAAACCTTCCCTGATCACCCTGTTACCCTGTCACAtcactctgcttttttcttttcaagcaCTGATTGCTGTTTGAATTTattgtggggttttgttttgtttactgtctCCCACCTAATCATGCCTACCTCCCAAGAATATGAGCTTGGTGGGATTTCATTTATTTCGTTAGTTCTTTTTCCTGCTGTATCCCCATACCTAGTTCACAGCTTGGCTCATAGTAGGCCCTCCAAgagtatctgttgaatgaatgcaaGCTGCAAGAGACTTAGTGGTTTGAGGGAGTGTGTGGCGGACGTACACAGATGGAGTGAGAGGCCCTCAAAGTACATGGTGGGGTTGAAGCAGCTGgtgcccccaccccctctcccccacaGGTGACATGTATGAAGTTGGAGCAGAGAGTGGCCGCTACTACTGCCTCAACGTACCCCTGCGGGACGGCATTGATGACCAGAGTACGTACTAAAGTCTTCTCCCTGCTCACTaggctccttctctctctccctccttgagTTAACCTCTTCTGCCTGGTATTGTCTACCGTTGGGCCAGGTGTCCTTCAGGATGAATGGCCTTCAGAGGGACCATGAACTCCCTGGAAATTGTATGCAACatattgtgtgtatgtgcatttttctgggaaaaagGTCATTAGCTTCCATCAGTCCCTCCAGAAGTCTCATGAACTTCCCCACCTAGAAGTTTGGAACCAATAGTGGTCCCCTTGGGTTGCCCCTTTCCTGGGCTACACGCTCTCTGAAccccctttttccttttgttccctGTCTCCCCATCCCCTTGGGGTGCCAGGTGCCCATCTTTGGCCCTCTCCCAGGTTACAAGCACCTTTTCCAGCCAGTTATCAACCAGGTGGTGGACTTCTACCAACCCACGTGCATTGTGCTCCAGGTAATACTGTCCGTGCTTCCTTAGGCAGTCAGGCTTACGGGAAGAGAGCAGGAAAGAGGAGAATCCCTAGgctggtgggggaagggaagtGAAGGACATCGGTGACATTCTGAGTAGTTCTCTCACTGTAGCCACCTGGGGTTTTGATTTTTGCAGTGTGGAGCTGACTCTTTGGGCTGTGATCGATTGGGCTGCTTCAACCTCAGCATTCGAGGACACGGGTGAGAACTGCTCTCCTTCCACTCCTCCAGGTTTTCAAGTGGCCTTGGGCTTCAATACATGGAACGGGTAGCTGGGAAACAGGCCTCACCTCCTTTTGGGACTGAAAAGTAGCTACATGTTGTACTTTGAACCAGAAATGTCATCTTGAGCAGTGTTCCCCAGTTGGCAACATTCACATTAGGTTTTTGTTAAGCACCTGTTGTGTTCCAGGCATTGTACTAGGAGATGGGGAAGCAGTCAGGGAACTCCCATGGAGTTTACAGTTCAGCCTAGGAAACAGGAAAAACTATAAGTAAGCAAACAAGATAGGTAGATTGTTATAAATTCTATGGAAGAAAAAGATAGAAAGCTAAGATATGGGATAACAGTGGAGAAACTACTTTAGATACCATGATTTggaaagaattttccaaaattctgagctgagacctgaagccTAAAAGGAGTGAGCCATAAGAAGAACAGAGAGAGGTCCATCCCAAGCGGTGAGAAGAGTGCATGCAGACACGCTGAGACAGGGCAGAGGGGTATCGTGGAGGAGATGAAGTAAAACCAGTCGGGTGGAACACAGGGAGCAGGCTGGAGGTGGTTTGAGGTGATGTCTGAGAAGTCGGCAGCATTCGGGTCATGCAGAGCCTTTAGACCTTGCTAAGGAGTCTGGATTATATTTCAGATGTGTTGGGAAACTGTTGACAGGTTTTAAGCAGGGAAGTGACATGATCCAGCTTGAATTTTAAAGTGACTGCTCAAGACTTCCTtgtcagttcagtggttaggactctgcacttcctctgcaggaggcatgggcttggtccctggttggggaagtaagatctcacatgccttgtggcacCGCCGAAAAAAAACCAACTGCTCTGAGAGCTGAATGGAGAAAGgtttggggtggggctgggcacaCAGGAGTGGAAGTGGGAAGACTAGTTAGGGAGCTCTTGGTGTTGTCTTAGATAGGAGGCTAAGTTGGAGGAGGTGGCGGTGGACAGAGGTAGGTGATGTGAGTTATATTTTGGTGGCTAAACTGACAGTACTTGCTGGTACATTGGTGAGACTAGTTGATTAACAGGTGGGTTGCTAGGGTGGGTGCTAAGCAGGACAGAGGTGAGAGTgcactttgttttaaatttcactgAGACACAACATGCCGGCAATAAAGGGCACATATCTCAGAGTTATAACTCAATAATTTTCACTACCAaggtcaagatacagaacatttctagTTTCCTTGTGCCCCTTTCCAGTTAGCCTCTAGAAGTGTGTTCTCTGGCTTTTGGTAACTTCCTCCACCCATTCCTCTGGTTTCTTTTAACAGGGAATGCGTTGAATATGTCAAGAGCTTCAATATCCCTCTACTGGTGCTAGGTGGTGGTGGCTACACTGTCCGGAATGTTGCCCGCTGCTGGTGAGCATGCCCCcatttttcctcctctcccttgTACAGTGTGAGCTAGGGGCTCTCCCTGAGAGATGGCCAGTGGACCTTTCACCCCACTCActcagcctgccttgctctgctgGTTTGTTTCAGGACATATGAGACATCACTGCTGGTAGAAGAGGCCATTAGTGAAGAGCTTCCCTATAGCGGTAAGGACCATCCCACACATGCAAGGGGGACCATGCCCCCACAGCAAGAAGGCCATTCTCACAAGACCATAGAATGGCCTGGTTTGAAAGTGGATGGGAAGTTTGACTTTATCAGAGTTCTGCAAACTAAACCCCTGGGCCTAGAGAGGGGAAAAGGTTGGGCAGATGTTATGTAGGGGTTTTGgatggaaaggaaaaagatagGCAACTCTTGGGACCTGCCTGTGTCTATTTGAGCCATCATGTCTCCTCCTTTTTCCCCAAGAATACTTCGAGTACTTTGCCCCGGACTTCACGCTCCATCCGGATGTCAGCACCCGCATCGAGAATCAGAATTCACGCCAGGTCAGCAGCTTGGAGAAGCTTGAGCACAAGGGTGGAGGAGCCCAGGAAAGGTCCAGGATGTGGGAAATCAGAGAAACCAGGGAAGAGAATCTCAGCCATCACTATCTCTGTTATCAGCTAGGAGGCAGCCCCGGTGAAAGCACAGGAAGTCAGGGTTGGGAGGAGGGACAGTTACCAGCTGGGGGATTCAAACTAAGATGCAAAATGGGACTGAAACTAGGACTGCAGGGACAAAAGGCAGCTACAAGCATTGACATCCTGGGAGTCACTGGGAGCTGCTCATTGTCTATTCCTCATCCCCTACCAGTATCTGGACCAGATCCGCCAGACGATCTTTGAAAACCTGAAGATGCTGAATCATGCACCTAGCGTCCAGATTCACGATGTGCCGGCAGACCTCCTAACCTACGATAGGACTGATGAGGCTGATGCGG encodes:
- the HDAC3 gene encoding histone deacetylase 3, producing MAKTVAYFYDPDVGNFHYGAGHPMKPHRLALTHSLVLHYGLYKKMIVFKPYQASQHDMCRFHSEDYIDFLQRVSPTNMQGFTKSLNAFNVGDDCPVFPGLFEFCSRYTGASLQGATQLNNKICDIAINWAGGLHHAKKFEASGFCYVNDIVIGILELLKYHPRVLYIDIDIHHGDGVQEAFYLTDRVMTVSFHKYGNYFFPGTGDMYEVGAESGRYYCLNVPLRDGIDDQSYKHLFQPVINQVVDFYQPTCIVLQCGADSLGCDRLGCFNLSIRGHGECVEYVKSFNIPLLVLGGGGYTVRNVARCWTYETSLLVEEAISEELPYSEYFEYFAPDFTLHPDVSTRIENQNSRQYLDQIRQTIFENLKMLNHAPSVQIHDVPADLLTYDRTDEADAEERGPEENYSRPEAPNEFYDGDHDNDKESDVEI